TTCCATGTGTCCTGAGATCCGGGGGAGATCTCTCTGTTTGGCCCACCGTCCGTTACCATCCATAATCACCGCCACATGTCGTGGCAGCCGGGGATGCTTTTTCATGCTTGTGATGTTAAAATCAGTCAAGAGCCTGACCTCATGTTTTTAGCAGAGGAAATTACTTCTCCGCCTGACGAAAGTCAAGCCGGAATACCTGTACCGGCATATCCGGCTTTGTCCACTATTTCTTATTTCTGGAAGGTCTTTTGTACATCAGATAGAAAGAATCGTCATCCAGGGCAAATCCGGTGATATACCGCCAGCCTTCAAAACTCAGTTCTTCAACTTCATCTTTCATATCGTCAATAAAAACATGATCCACCCGGTCCGAATCCATATCCACGGTCAGCGTGTCGAAATCGGGACCGTCCGAATAGACCCTGAAAATCTTATGATCCCATTGAACGGGGGATTTTCGGTTTTTCTGATTTTTCTTTAGTTGATGATCCGTCATATTAATCCATTCCAAGAATCCGCCGGCCTTCCGGAGAAATCATCTCAGGCGTCCATTGGGGGTCCCACACAATTTCCACATTCGCCCGGGAGACTTCCGGGAGGGCTTCCAGTCTATTTTTTACGTCCGCCGATATTTTCCGGCTCATGGGGCAACCACGGGCGGTGAGTGTCATGACCACATTTACCACATCCCCGTCAATTTCCACATTGTAAATCAGGCCCAGATCCAGAATACTCACAGGTATTTCAGGATCATAGCATGTTTTCAACACATCATGGACTTTTTCAAGTGTCAGTTGGCTCATTCGAACACTCCCTCATTATTTTGGTAACATTTTGATCAGGGACGTTGCAATTTCGGAAAAGTTTTTTGCCGGTTCGGAATCCGGAGCCGATTCCACAATAGGACAACCTGTATCAGAGGCATTCATCACATCTTCAGTAAGGGGTATCCGCCCCAACAAGGGCACATTCAGCCGGCGGCTTTCCCGGTCACCCCCGCCTTTACTGAATATATAACTTTCCTTTCCGCAATGGGGACAAACAAAATAGCTCATGTTTTCCACAATTCCCAGGACAGGTGTATGGACTTTTTCAAACATATTGGCTCCGCGTTTTACATCGGCCAGGGCCAGATCCTGGGGAGTGGTTACAATCACGGCACCATCCAATTTCAACTGTTGTACCAGGGAAAGCTGCACATCACCTGTTCCCGGTGGCAGATCCAGAATCAAAAAATCCATGGGTTTCCAGACCACATCATTCAGAAACTGGGTTACCAGCTTCATGACCAGCGGTCCGCGCCAGATCACCGGCGAATCCTGTTCGATAAAGAAACCGAAGGACATGATCTGAATGCCATATTTCTCAGCGGGATAGATGGTGTGTTCATCTTCAACACGTGGAGGCTGGACCACACCGAACAACGTGGGAACACTGGGCCCGTACACATCCAGATCCATGAGTCCCACAGATTTCCCCTGCCGGGCCAGGGCCATGGCAAGATTGGCCGCGATGGTGGATTTTCCAACCCCACCCTTACCGCTGGCAACGGCGATGACATGATCTGCATATTCAAAGCGTTTCTGATCATCAAAAGGGTTCTTGTCTTTCGCCGGCCCGGACGGATTTTGTCCCTTTACCTGGGCCGGTTTTGTATCAATCAGTACATGGGCAGCCTTTTCACCCTTTTCTTCCAGGGCTTCAATCACTTGTTTCCGTAAAGCTTCCAGCTTTTCTTCATCCTTTGAAACGACATTCAGCCGGATAGTCCATCCTTCACCGCTTTCTTCAATATCCCGGACCATACCAAAATCCACCAGATTCCTGGAAAAACCGGGATAATTCACGGTCTTTAATATATTCATCACCTGTTCTTTATTCACGTATCACTCCTTTTCTTCATGCTTTCGGAATATACCCAATTCTCAGTTGGAATAAAACGAAACTGATTGAAAATAAAAAAGGATGCCTGAGCATCCCTTTTTATAAATATGTACCGGGGTATTACTCGCCTTCGCTGATGGCTTCCACAGGACATGCGGAAATACAGGCCAGACAGTCAATACAGGTATCTTCGTCACAGACGGCTTTATTATCATCATTCAGACTCAGAGCGCCGACGGGGCAGACTTCAATGCAGTCTCCGTGCCCTTCACATACATTTACATCAACAACAACAGCCATTATAACCTCCTCGTTTCATTGCGTTGTTTTTCCATGCAATAAATTCTCAATTCATACGATCAACTGCAAATCATTTCTAAAATTTTTCTGAACAATGTGACCAAAAAGGGGA
This window of the Candidatus Neomarinimicrobiota bacterium genome carries:
- a CDS encoding Mrp/NBP35 family ATP-binding protein, giving the protein MNKEQVMNILKTVNYPGFSRNLVDFGMVRDIEESGEGWTIRLNVVSKDEEKLEALRKQVIEALEEKGEKAAHVLIDTKPAQVKGQNPSGPAKDKNPFDDQKRFEYADHVIAVASGKGGVGKSTIAANLAMALARQGKSVGLMDLDVYGPSVPTLFGVVQPPRVEDEHTIYPAEKYGIQIMSFGFFIEQDSPVIWRGPLVMKLVTQFLNDVVWKPMDFLILDLPPGTGDVQLSLVQQLKLDGAVIVTTPQDLALADVKRGANMFEKVHTPVLGIVENMSYFVCPHCGKESYIFSKGGGDRESRRLNVPLLGRIPLTEDVMNASDTGCPIVESAPDSEPAKNFSEIATSLIKMLPK
- a CDS encoding 4Fe-4S binding protein, with product MAVVVDVNVCEGHGDCIEVCPVGALSLNDDNKAVCDEDTCIDCLACISACPVEAISEGE
- a CDS encoding iron-sulfur cluster assembly protein is translated as MSQLTLEKVHDVLKTCYDPEIPVSILDLGLIYNVEIDGDVVNVVMTLTARGCPMSRKISADVKNRLEALPEVSRANVEIVWDPQWTPEMISPEGRRILGMD